A genomic stretch from Thermodesulfobacteriota bacterium includes:
- a CDS encoding phospholipid carrier-dependent glycosyltransferase, with protein sequence MNSDSFIRKYKIEILLLLVLTFSIGIRMYNLERPESYYFDEVYFAFTAQEMAKGNRAAWESWATAPKDLAYEWTHPPLGKEISATGILIFGPNTLGWRFFQALFGGMGALFMYLLVRNLFDSETAGLLAALVYSFDGFFFALSRITMVDIFMADFLMLASLFIVKYARTRKNIYLMLTGLFCGLSMSIKWSGVYIWEFLAGVGLFLVYYYEIYKADTRDGSYLLSLLKIVPRLFVAFVLIPIVVYILTYLPFFYHGNSFMDFLTMQQNMYIYHGGVTETHPYQSPWWQWPLLLRPVFLFYDELGEGLRAYIYLVGNPFIWWTGILFFMLAVYQVFKKEYPPLLFAIVSVFAYWLPWAFSPRKIVFIYHFTPSLVFVFVIISYFLWKLWEDSRKGRIIAIAYLLLAAGVFFYFYPVLTAVPIGESEIDRFMWLSTWR encoded by the coding sequence ATGAATTCAGATTCCTTTATACGTAAATACAAAATCGAAATTCTCCTCCTCCTGGTGCTCACGTTCAGCATCGGCATCAGGATGTATAACCTCGAAAGGCCCGAGAGCTACTACTTCGACGAGGTGTACTTTGCCTTCACCGCACAGGAAATGGCTAAGGGGAACCGTGCGGCATGGGAAAGCTGGGCTACGGCGCCTAAAGACCTGGCTTACGAATGGACGCACCCTCCCCTGGGTAAGGAAATAAGCGCAACGGGCATATTGATATTCGGGCCGAACACCCTGGGCTGGCGCTTTTTCCAGGCGCTCTTCGGCGGTATGGGGGCCCTGTTCATGTATCTTCTCGTCAGGAATCTATTCGACAGCGAGACCGCCGGGCTCCTGGCCGCGCTCGTTTACAGCTTCGACGGCTTTTTCTTTGCCCTCAGCCGAATAACAATGGTCGATATATTCATGGCCGATTTCCTTATGCTGGCCTCGCTGTTTATCGTCAAATACGCCCGTACCAGAAAGAATATCTACCTCATGCTGACCGGTTTATTTTGCGGCCTTTCCATGTCCATAAAATGGAGTGGCGTTTACATATGGGAATTTCTGGCCGGGGTCGGACTGTTCCTGGTTTACTACTATGAGATTTACAAGGCCGATACCAGGGACGGGAGCTACCTGCTTTCGCTTCTAAAAATAGTGCCCAGGCTGTTTGTGGCCTTTGTTCTAATACCGATAGTCGTATACATTCTGACTTACCTGCCGTTTTTCTACCACGGGAATTCCTTCATGGATTTCCTCACCATGCAGCAAAATATGTATATATACCACGGCGGCGTTACCGAAACTCACCCCTATCAATCGCCCTGGTGGCAGTGGCCGCTCCTGTTAAGGCCGGTCTTTCTGTTCTACGACGAGCTGGGCGAAGGGCTGAGGGCCTACATCTACCTCGTGGGAAATCCGTTTATATGGTGGACGGGAATTCTCTTTTTCATGCTCGCCGTGTACCAGGTATTCAAAAAGGAATATCCGCCGCTCCTCTTTGCGATCGTGAGCGTATTCGCATACTGGCTGCCGTGGGCCTTTTCGCCGAGGAAGATAGTATTCATTTATCACTTTACGCCGTCGCTCGTCTTCGTATTCGTTATAATCTCCTATTTTCTCTGGAAATTGTGGGAGGACTCCCGTAAGGGCAGGATAATCGCCATAGCCTATTTATTGCTGGCTGCGGGGGTATTCTTTTATTTTTATCCCGTGCTCACCGCGGTACCGATCGGCGAGTCGGAAATCGACCGCTTTATGTGGCTGAGCACATGGAGATAA
- a CDS encoding VCBS repeat-containing protein — MKTPQALGQTSAWGDYNNDGWLDLLISDISRRTPGRGSRARSYGSRTGYQKKAPEQEAAESKPPQLFFLYSSRGGKTFAEVSGSAGLPDIGINSSAWADYNNDGYLDLVLTSIEAGAPPLLYKNSAGFKFEDVSGAAGLTEEGSVSMNVTWADYDRDGFLDLFQAGRGKSFLYRNNGDGTFRNATEKLPLGERTSAYSAVWFDANGDGYPDLFLGNTGLNDFYLNNGDGTFKNATLASGLAGEEGWRSAAACAGDYNGDGYIDLYVANLGRDARNALYKNNGDGTFTDVTEETGTGDVGDGRTCAWVDFDADGRLDIFTSNHTYPNKFYKNLGDGKFTDVAKEAGLDLPKDIFSATWGDYDRDGFIDVFLNGHIGTALMGNGGNGNNSITLKLEGNGKTTNTSAIGARVEVKTPAAGLQVREVSGGKGCCEQDMLPVYFGLGGEKAVDIVVKWPGGETCRFEKTPVDKSKQFIIREAGCKLIPSG, encoded by the coding sequence GTGAAAACTCCCCAGGCGCTTGGGCAGACGTCGGCATGGGGTGATTATAATAACGACGGATGGCTCGATCTGTTGATTTCTGATATATCGAGGCGCACTCCGGGACGGGGCTCGCGCGCACGTTCATACGGCTCGCGCACAGGATATCAGAAAAAGGCCCCGGAACAAGAGGCTGCGGAGAGCAAGCCCCCACAGCTCTTTTTCCTGTATTCGAGCCGGGGCGGCAAAACCTTCGCCGAGGTATCCGGGTCCGCCGGTCTTCCCGATATCGGGATAAACTCGTCTGCGTGGGCGGATTATAACAACGACGGCTACCTGGACCTCGTCCTCACTTCCATCGAAGCCGGCGCGCCCCCTCTGCTCTATAAAAACTCCGCCGGGTTTAAATTCGAAGACGTTTCCGGCGCCGCGGGGCTTACTGAAGAAGGTTCCGTCTCCATGAACGTTACATGGGCGGATTATGACCGCGACGGCTTCCTGGACCTGTTTCAGGCGGGGAGGGGGAAGTCGTTTCTCTACCGCAACAACGGCGACGGCACCTTCAGGAACGCGACCGAAAAGCTGCCCCTCGGTGAAAGAACCTCTGCCTATAGCGCCGTCTGGTTCGACGCCAATGGTGACGGTTATCCCGACCTTTTTTTAGGAAACACCGGTCTTAACGACTTCTATCTCAATAACGGCGACGGCACCTTCAAAAACGCCACCCTAGCCTCGGGGCTTGCCGGGGAAGAAGGCTGGAGGTCCGCGGCGGCGTGCGCCGGGGACTACAACGGCGACGGCTACATCGATCTCTACGTCGCAAATCTCGGCCGGGATGCCAGAAACGCACTTTATAAAAACAATGGCGACGGCACGTTTACGGACGTCACCGAAGAAACGGGGACAGGCGATGTGGGCGATGGAAGGACGTGCGCCTGGGTCGATTTCGATGCCGACGGCAGGCTCGATATATTCACCTCGAACCATACCTATCCGAACAAGTTCTACAAGAACCTTGGCGACGGGAAGTTCACGGATGTCGCGAAGGAAGCGGGTCTCGACCTTCCCAAGGACATTTTCTCCGCCACGTGGGGGGATTATGACCGCGACGGTTTCATCGACGTCTTTCTTAACGGCCATATCGGCACGGCTCTTATGGGAAACGGCGGGAACGGCAACAACTCCATCACTCTTAAGCTCGAAGGGAACGGCAAGACGACGAACACCTCGGCCATAGGCGCCCGCGTCGAGGTAAAGACGCCCGCTGCCGGCCTTCAGGTAAGGGAAGTCTCGGGCGGGAAGGGGTGCTGCGAGCAGGATATGCTCCCCGTATATTTTGGCCTCGGGGGTGAGAAAGCGGTGGATATTGTGGTAAAATGGCCAGGAGGCGAGACATGCAGGTTCGAGAAAACACCGGTCGACAAAAGTAAGCAGTTTATAATCCGCGAGGCAGGCTGCAAGCTCATTCCTTCCGGATAG
- a CDS encoding glycosyltransferase family 2 protein, with amino-acid sequence MANISLSVVLPAHNEEENIANTVSGCLSYLSSNFSEYEVIVVNDGSRDRTRGIVEELSSKNPAVVLVNHEVNKGYGSALRSGFDKASLDYVFFMDSDGQFDIKDLDRLIPLTGGNNVVIGYRENRADSFIRSLNAWMYGLYIRLVFGLSVKDMDCAFKIFPTEAYRKVRPIKAGGALFSAEFLIKLKRVGYVFREVPVRHFPRKFGTQSGANLKVILRMFRESWKLRNELRNS; translated from the coding sequence ATGGCTAATATATCCCTATCCGTAGTACTTCCGGCACACAACGAAGAAGAAAATATCGCGAATACGGTTTCGGGCTGCCTCTCTTACCTCAGCTCAAATTTCTCCGAATACGAAGTCATAGTGGTCAACGACGGCTCGCGTGACCGTACGCGCGGGATAGTCGAGGAGCTTTCCTCGAAGAACCCGGCCGTCGTGCTCGTAAACCACGAAGTCAACAAAGGCTACGGCTCCGCTCTCAGAAGCGGCTTCGACAAGGCCTCCCTCGATTACGTCTTCTTCATGGACAGCGACGGCCAGTTCGATATAAAGGACCTCGACAGGCTTATTCCCCTCACTGGCGGGAACAATGTCGTCATAGGCTACAGGGAAAACAGGGCGGACTCCTTCATACGCTCGCTCAATGCCTGGATGTACGGCCTCTACATCCGGCTCGTCTTCGGCCTCTCCGTGAAGGATATGGACTGCGCATTCAAGATATTCCCGACGGAAGCGTATCGTAAAGTAAGGCCCATCAAGGCGGGCGGTGCGCTCTTCAGCGCCGAGTTCCTGATAAAGCTAAAGAGGGTAGGGTACGTCTTCAGAGAGGTTCCCGTGAGACACTTTCCACGCAAGTTCGGCACCCAATCGGGCGCAAACCTAAAGGTTATACTCCGGATGTTCAGGGAATCATGGAAGCTAAGAAATGAGCTCAGGAACAGCTGA
- a CDS encoding GMC family oxidoreductase — MPAKKQKYDCIVIGSGPGGAPFAWQLAANGMDVLMLEAGPRYDPYTAYALDETDWETKGFPEIKRIRNTFGKQQPLDLKYENLRSWNKAVGKLNRTKERKYLKYQHVAGIGGTTLHFQGEAHRLNENAFRMKSRYDVAVDWPIGYDDLEPYYSRAETVLGVAGPEKVPYRPRKKPFPLKPHKLSYASRIIEKGCKKHGLGLTPNSVAILSEAYRDAPPCNYCNGCVWGCPRKDKGSVDVTFMPLVQETGKCEILENVFVTRIEVEKKNGSRKARGVVYHDKGGKEHFVSGDYIAVACGAVETPRLLINSEINNNDLVGKNFMETTFYEAVAFHPERLDSYRGIPMDSIIWEWNTPDPKRGFPGGLRMFPTAGSALGPISYALRYSPGWGESFVKDVEKWFGHAVAVGGIAEFLPNDDTFVSVNPDVKDEYGAPVAVIQSFLGEPELKCIEFMASKSKEILDASGAGEVVEEVSSYDFFSATHVYGTCRMGKNRENSVVDPSGRFHGIPNLLVTDASVFPTSGGGEAPSLTIEALSLRAADLLLKELKKG, encoded by the coding sequence ATGCCTGCAAAAAAGCAAAAATATGACTGTATCGTTATAGGTTCCGGCCCCGGCGGGGCGCCGTTTGCGTGGCAATTGGCTGCAAACGGAATGGACGTTCTCATGCTCGAAGCCGGCCCCAGGTACGATCCGTACACTGCCTACGCGCTCGACGAGACCGACTGGGAAACAAAGGGCTTTCCGGAAATAAAGCGTATCCGCAACACGTTCGGGAAGCAGCAGCCGCTCGACCTCAAGTACGAGAACCTGAGGTCCTGGAACAAGGCCGTCGGCAAACTGAACCGAACCAAGGAAAGGAAATACCTGAAATACCAGCACGTGGCCGGCATCGGTGGAACGACCCTTCACTTTCAGGGCGAGGCCCACAGGCTCAACGAAAACGCTTTCCGTATGAAGAGCCGTTACGACGTGGCCGTCGACTGGCCCATAGGATATGACGACCTCGAGCCGTACTACTCCAGGGCCGAGACGGTGCTCGGCGTCGCCGGGCCGGAAAAGGTCCCCTACAGGCCGAGAAAAAAACCTTTCCCTTTAAAACCTCACAAGCTCAGCTATGCAAGCCGGATAATCGAAAAGGGGTGCAAAAAGCACGGTCTCGGGCTCACGCCCAACTCCGTTGCCATACTCTCCGAGGCCTACCGCGACGCACCGCCCTGCAATTATTGTAACGGCTGCGTGTGGGGGTGTCCCAGGAAGGACAAGGGCAGCGTCGACGTCACATTCATGCCGCTCGTTCAGGAAACGGGTAAGTGCGAGATACTTGAAAACGTCTTCGTCACGAGAATAGAGGTCGAAAAGAAGAACGGCTCCCGCAAGGCCAGGGGAGTTGTCTATCACGACAAGGGCGGCAAGGAGCACTTCGTAAGCGGTGATTACATTGCCGTTGCCTGCGGAGCCGTCGAAACACCGAGGCTTTTGATTAATTCCGAAATCAACAACAACGATCTCGTAGGGAAGAATTTCATGGAAACGACTTTCTACGAGGCCGTGGCATTTCATCCCGAAAGGCTCGACTCTTACCGCGGCATCCCGATGGACAGCATCATCTGGGAATGGAATACCCCCGATCCGAAAAGAGGTTTCCCGGGCGGTCTCAGGATGTTCCCGACAGCCGGGAGCGCTCTCGGGCCGATAAGCTACGCTCTAAGGTATAGCCCGGGGTGGGGGGAAAGCTTCGTAAAGGATGTCGAGAAGTGGTTCGGCCATGCGGTTGCCGTGGGCGGAATAGCCGAATTCTTGCCAAACGATGACACTTTTGTCTCTGTAAACCCCGATGTAAAAGACGAATACGGGGCACCGGTTGCCGTGATACAGTCTTTTCTTGGGGAACCCGAGCTTAAGTGTATCGAATTCATGGCGTCGAAGTCTAAAGAAATTCTCGATGCAAGCGGCGCCGGCGAAGTCGTCGAGGAAGTATCGTCCTATGACTTTTTCTCCGCTACACACGTTTACGGAACGTGCAGGATGGGTAAGAACAGGGAAAACTCTGTTGTAGATCCTTCAGGGAGGTTCCACGGCATCCCGAACCTTCTCGTAACGGACGCGAGCGTTTTTCCGACATCCGGCGGCGGCGAGGCTCCGTCGCTTACAATCGAGGCGCTAAGCCTGAGAGCCGCCGATTTGCTATTGAAAGAACTTAAAAAAGGTTGA
- a CDS encoding glycosyltransferase 87 family protein: MSSGTADRAGFLKNPAAFLVIILAAGFALRIFLSLFLTYEPDFNTWRVWGMQMSESGFGKFYDRHWCDYMPGYLYVLWSLDGIYKAIPWFPVEILFKLPANLADLGISALIFFWVRGIAPAKTALLCASAYFFNPAALSNSTFWGQVDSFHAFPIMLSVFLGLRRRFFLSGLFIALAFMIKPQTIVVFPVVGLLAARPAIVPRLDFRLESIRPVILFLVAAAITIFIVSLPFIWNKLDSVTSAFTGPLDLITSRFHAAYGEYKYTSLNAFNIWGAAAMWMNDEIVKLGLALRTWGTIAFTTFYAFVSCLLVFFTVVKSDIKKDYAYLVPEAITLILFALFLIVTRAHERHLLPAIAFFTLIVFRSWIFWCLYAIVSCVYVINMAYSHLQLVTKYAGVQTVLGISENLARVYIWIMVLLYVAAFLVIFRDYVVNAINYKKPIFPLHGN; this comes from the coding sequence ATGAGCTCAGGAACAGCTGACAGAGCGGGCTTCCTGAAAAATCCCGCAGCCTTTCTTGTTATCATACTTGCGGCGGGATTCGCCCTTCGTATTTTCCTCTCGCTGTTTTTAACGTACGAACCTGACTTCAATACCTGGCGGGTCTGGGGAATGCAGATGTCTGAATCAGGGTTCGGCAAATTCTACGACCGTCACTGGTGCGACTACATGCCCGGCTATCTCTATGTCCTCTGGTCGCTCGACGGCATCTACAAGGCGATACCGTGGTTTCCGGTGGAGATTCTGTTCAAGCTTCCCGCGAACCTGGCCGATCTCGGTATCTCCGCACTTATATTTTTCTGGGTACGGGGAATCGCCCCGGCGAAGACGGCTCTCCTTTGCGCCTCCGCCTATTTTTTCAATCCGGCCGCCCTCTCGAATTCCACATTCTGGGGTCAGGTCGATTCCTTTCACGCCTTTCCCATAATGCTCTCCGTCTTTCTCGGCCTCCGAAGGAGGTTCTTCCTCTCGGGCCTCTTCATAGCGCTCGCTTTCATGATAAAACCCCAAACAATAGTCGTCTTTCCTGTTGTCGGGCTTTTGGCCGCAAGGCCGGCTATCGTTCCCCGTCTTGATTTCAGGCTCGAATCGATCCGTCCGGTAATCCTGTTTCTCGTCGCTGCCGCAATAACGATATTTATAGTCTCGCTGCCATTCATCTGGAACAAGCTCGATTCGGTGACCTCTGCCTTCACGGGCCCACTGGATCTGATAACAAGCAGGTTCCATGCAGCATACGGGGAATATAAATATACCTCCCTTAACGCTTTCAATATCTGGGGCGCCGCCGCGATGTGGATGAACGACGAAATCGTCAAGCTCGGCCTTGCCCTAAGAACCTGGGGCACTATAGCATTCACGACGTTCTACGCTTTCGTAAGCTGCCTTCTCGTGTTCTTCACGGTGGTGAAGTCCGATATAAAAAAAGATTATGCCTACCTTGTCCCGGAAGCCATCACCCTCATACTTTTCGCCCTTTTTCTCATCGTCACCCGGGCCCACGAGAGACATCTCCTCCCGGCAATCGCATTTTTCACGCTGATAGTCTTCCGTTCTTGGATATTTTGGTGCTTATATGCTATTGTGTCGTGTGTTTACGTAATTAATATGGCATATTCCCACTTACAGCTTGTAACAAAGTATGCCGGTGTACAAACAGTTCTCGGGATTTCGGAGAATTTGGCTAGGGTGTACATATGGATCATGGTGCTCTTGTATGTTGCTGCGTTTCTTGTAATATTCCGGGATTATGTCGTAAACGCGATCAATTATAAAAAACCGATATTTCCCCTTCACGGCAATTAA